GATGATCAAGCTGGCCCAGGTCATCAACTCCCTGCCGATAGAAAGTTTGGACGAGGTCCAGCAGGCGGTGGAGAGTATAAAGGAGAAAAAGAAGGCTGCGAGCGCAAGCTAAAAACCGGAAGGTTAATAATCACTTATTAAAGGAGGTTCCCCATGTTTTTCATTTTCACACTGATCATCGCTTTCGCGGCCGGTTTCATGTGGTACTCGGCCGGGGAGAAGACCAAGCAGTTCAACGAAGCCTTCGCCAAGAACAAGGCCGTCTCCGGCATCGTGGCCGTATTCTTTTTGATAATCGCCATACTCCAGATGCTGACCGTCATCCCGGCCGGGCACGTAGGCGTGGTGGACTTCTTCGGGCATGTTTCCGCCAAGACCCTCAAGGCCGGCATCAATTTACGCAACCCGCTGGCCCGGATAATCAAGATGTCCATCAAGACCCAGGAGCTCACCGAGGACATGCCGGTGCCGTCCAAAGAGGGCCTGACCGTCCAATTAGACGTCACCACCCTGTTCCACTTAGACCCGGAGAAGGCCGCCGAGATATACCAGACGGTGGGGGCCGATTACGTCAATATCATCCTAGCCCCTCAGTTCCGTTCTGTCTGCCGGGGAGTCACCGCCAATTACGAGGCTAAGGCCCTCTACACCGCCCAGCGGGAATTACTGGCCAAGGCCATCCAGGTGGAATTGAACAGCCTGGTCAACGACCGGGGCATTATCATCGAAAGCGTCCCCCTGCGCCGGGTGGGCCTGCCCAAAAAGGTGACCGACGCCATCGAGGACAAGCTCAAGGCCGAGCAGGAAAGCCAGCGCATGGAATGGATACTGACCAAGGAGAAACAAGAGGCCGAAAGAAAACGCATCGAGGCCAAGGGCATCTCCGACTTTCAGAATATCGTAGCCAAGGGCATCAGCGAGCCGCTGCTCAGGTGGAAGGGCATCGAAGCCACCGAGAAGCTGGCCAGTTCAGCCAACACCAAGGTGGTCATCATAGGAGCCGGCAAGGACGGCCTTCCGATAATCCTGGACACAAAGTAAGCAACGGTATTAGCTCTTAACCCAGCCCTTAAGGGCTGGGTTAAGGAAGCCCCTCAAAGGTAATCAAGGCCATTCATGGCCTTATGTCCACTATTATCCGCTCCCATTAGTATATAACAACACTTTAACCGGAGGACATCGGTGATCAAAGAATTGGGACTACTGGCTGGCTTCCTGACCACCATCAGCTTTCTGCCCCAGGTGATAAAAAGCCTGAAGACCAAACACATGGACGATTTCAATATCTGGTTTTTGATATTGATGATAGTCGGCCTCTCCCTGTGGACCGTCTACGGGTTCATGATCAGACAACTGCCCATCATTATCGCCAACCTGGCCACCATATCGCTGAACCTGATACTGCTGGTGCTTAAGATCAAATATCAAAAACAGAAATAAGGACTGCAAGCCGAACAACATGCACAAGATCACCCTTTTCTCCTGCCTGGCCGCCATCACCATACTGACTGCGGGCCTTGACAATGCCGGAACTAAAGCATCTTATCTTAAAACCGACCAAGGGGAATACTACCGCTACCAGATCGTCAAGCTGAGCCTGAAGCCGGATTCCCTGCTTAGGATAAACCCCGATTCCGCCTCTTTGCAGGTCTCCTTCCGCCACGGCGACAGCCTGATATCCGGGGTCGGCAGTTGCTCGGGTATAAACCTTAAATATGATAAAACAGACAGCGCCTGGCACGGCACTTGGGCCATGCCCTGGAACCCGCCGCTGGGCGTTTACCAAGCTGTACTAAATACTTATTCTGACAAAGCTATAAAGGACTCTACTACTTTACTACTTTCCGACTCCGTTACTTTTATTGTCAGATCCCGCACTCCCCACTCCATCCCCGACGGCTTCTGCGCCATGACCATCGAGAGCGCCGGGAATATGCTCAACGCCAAACTTCCCTCTCCGGTCAAAACCAAGAAGCACTGGACCAATTTTACCGATTGGGCCAAATACCTGGGGGCCGATGCCGTCTGGTATTCGGTGGGCTGGACCATCGAGGGTTATCCCGGCCTGAACGATAAGAACCCCTGGGTCAAGGAGAATTTCAAGGTGTTCCCCAAGCTGGCCGAGGAGTGCCATAAGCAGGGTTTGAAGTTCGGCGGGTATGTGGGTAGCTATCTGTTATGGGGCCCCACCCTGCGGAAACTGAAATACGACTACTCGCTGGAGGCCA
The genomic region above belongs to Candidatus Edwardsbacteria bacterium and contains:
- a CDS encoding prohibitin family protein; translated protein: MFFIFTLIIAFAAGFMWYSAGEKTKQFNEAFAKNKAVSGIVAVFFLIIAILQMLTVIPAGHVGVVDFFGHVSAKTLKAGINLRNPLARIIKMSIKTQELTEDMPVPSKEGLTVQLDVTTLFHLDPEKAAEIYQTVGADYVNIILAPQFRSVCRGVTANYEAKALYTAQRELLAKAIQVELNSLVNDRGIIIESVPLRRVGLPKKVTDAIEDKLKAEQESQRMEWILTKEKQEAERKRIEAKGISDFQNIVAKGISEPLLRWKGIEATEKLASSANTKVVIIGAGKDGLPIILDTK
- a CDS encoding SemiSWEET transporter, with the translated sequence MIKELGLLAGFLTTISFLPQVIKSLKTKHMDDFNIWFLILMIVGLSLWTVYGFMIRQLPIIIANLATISLNLILLVLKIKYQKQK